Below is a genomic region from Methanolobus sediminis.
CGTGCCAAGGAAATGGAAAAGATAGTTGCAAGACTCAAGGAAGTTGAGCAGCAACAGAAAGGCATGCCGGAGATGAGCACCGTAAAAGATGAAGACCTGAGATACATCGGTTAATAAGAATGCTGATCAATGCCGACCTGCACCTGCATTCCAAATATTCGATGGCTTGCTCGAATAAAATGGAACTGCCATTAATGGCAGAAGAAGCAGCGAAAAAAGGCATAGATCTGGTTGCAACAGGAGATTGCACCCACCCCCAATGGCTAAAGGAAATAAAAAAAGCATCCATAGATGATGAGACCATAGCCATCGGGAAAACTAATTTTATAATCACTACTGAAATAGAGGATAGCAGCCGCGTTCATCATCTGTTATTGCTGCCCTCAATATCCAAGGCAGAAGAACTCTCAGAAAGAATCAGTAGATATTGCAATCTTGCAGCAGATGGCCGTCCCACTGTGAGACTCAATGGTTGCGAGATAGCCGAAATAGCAAAGGATGTAGAAGCACTCATTGGCCCATGCCATGCATTTACCCCATGGACAGCACTTTACGCATATCACGACTGCCTTAAAAGCTGTTATGGAGACATGACAGACTATATTTCATTCCTGGAACTAGGACTCAGTGCTGACAGCGACTATGCTGACAGGATAGAAGAACTGCAAAGACTCACCTTTCTGTCAAATTCAGACGCACATTCACCATGGTCCAATAAACTGGCACGGGAGTTCAACCAGATAAATGTCCCGGAAATATCCTTTGAAGGACTGCAAAAAGCTATTCTCAGGGAAGAAGGTTATGGAGTCACATACAATGCAGGTTTCTATCCGCAGGAAGGTAAATACAATGAATCTGCATGTATCAAGTGCTACACACATTACTCACTGGAACAATGCCATGAACTGAAATGGAAATGCAGCAATTGTGGTGGCCTAATTAAAAAAGGAGTAAAGGACAGAGTTAACGAACTGGCAACTTTTGATACTCCTAAACATCCACAGCACAGACCACCTTATGTTCACCTGATGCCGCTTTCTGAAATAATAATGACTGCACTTGGACATGCCAGTATCAATACAAAAGGTGTCCAGACTGCCTGGAACGGACTGATGGAACGGTACGGAAATGAACTCAATGTCCTCCTGAATGCAGAAATTGCTGACATGGGATTCCTTGACAAACGTGTTTCAAATGCAATACTTGCATTCCGGGAAAAGAGGCTTATAATCCATCCGGGTGGCGGTGGACAGTACGGACATATCGAGATTCCCGAAGAAACTGATAATAAAGAAGAAATCGCTCCTAAAAAGAGCCAGAGTTCCCTTTTTGACTTTTAGAGTTTTCCTCGATAGCTTTTTAAGATATTACAGCCTTCAAATCCAATGTGCCGAGGTGGCAGAGCGGACTAATCCGCCCGGCTTAAAGGCCCCGGAGTCCAAACGCGACCGGCTCGAGACCGGTTTCTCCGGAAGGAGTGCTTGGGTTCGAATCCCAACCTCGGCGTAAAAACTATAGTTAAAAGCCCAACACTTTCACCCTGCTTGTTTTCAAGTTATATGCAGGGAAGAGGAAGTAGTGGATATGGGACTATACAACTATAAGAAAAGTATTCAAACTGCTGAACAAAGGATAATAGAAGCAGATTATTCACAAAAGAACAAGGACACTATTTTTGCTTTTGTGAACGTATTGTACGCAGAGGGTCTTTCCGATGCAAGAATTCTGAAATACCTTAGTCAATTGAACATACTCAGCAAGAATTTTGACAAGGAT
It encodes:
- a CDS encoding TIGR00375 family protein codes for the protein MLINADLHLHSKYSMACSNKMELPLMAEEAAKKGIDLVATGDCTHPQWLKEIKKASIDDETIAIGKTNFIITTEIEDSSRVHHLLLLPSISKAEELSERISRYCNLAADGRPTVRLNGCEIAEIAKDVEALIGPCHAFTPWTALYAYHDCLKSCYGDMTDYISFLELGLSADSDYADRIEELQRLTFLSNSDAHSPWSNKLAREFNQINVPEISFEGLQKAILREEGYGVTYNAGFYPQEGKYNESACIKCYTHYSLEQCHELKWKCSNCGGLIKKGVKDRVNELATFDTPKHPQHRPPYVHLMPLSEIIMTALGHASINTKGVQTAWNGLMERYGNELNVLLNAEIADMGFLDKRVSNAILAFREKRLIIHPGGGGQYGHIEIPEETDNKEEIAPKKSQSSLFDF